TGATGTCCTGGCCGTTGACCTTGAACGTATAGGTCGACGCGCCCGACAGGCCGTAGAACGGGCCGCTCTGGACCGAGGCCGGGTTGGCGACGCTCGGAGCGAGGTAGGCGGCTGCGGTCGACAGGGTCGACTGGGTGCCGGCGGTGGTGATGCTGTTGACCGGAATGTTGACAGTACCGGTGACGGCGCCGCCCGTGAACGACAGGTTCTTCACCGTGGCGGTGCCGATCGTCGTCGCGTCGATCGTATAGGCAGCGCTCTGCCAGGACGAGTCCTGGCGCGCCTGGTTCAGCGCCGATTGCATCGACTGCACGGTCGCCGTGATCGAGGTCAGACCGTTATTGGCGGCCTGGATGGTCTGAATGCCGTTCGACATCGAGTCGAGCAGCGAATTCAGATCGCCGGCGCGGCTCTGCAGCGATTGCGACGTGAAGAAGTTGATCGGGTTGTCGAGGGCCGAGTTGACCTTCTTGCCGGTGGCAAGGCGGTTCTGGGTGGTCTGCATCAGCTGCGCTGTGTTCTGCAGCGAGAGCAGGTTCGCCCGCACGCCGGCGGACAGGGTGATGCCATTGGCCATGTCTAATCTCTTAGTTTGTCGTTCTGACGTTGGAACACGAAGCGGCTTACGGCAGCGCTCGCATCGAGCAACGCGGACAAACCTGGCCGCCTAAGATTTCTTAACGATTTCTCCTTAATAGAAGATTAACCATAAACATATGATTAACCATGTTTTCGGGGATGCATGGCGCGATTGCGACATGCTGTCGTTGGGCAGGCCGGACCCAAGGCCGTTGGCCCAAAAGAAAACGGCGGGGCCGAAGCCCCGCCGTTCCGCCAAATCGTGGATGTAGCTATTCGGCTTAGCCGAAGAGCGACAGCACCGCCTGGTCGGCCTGGGCGGACAGCGACAGCGCCGTGGTGGACAGCGACTGACGGGTCTGCAGGGCGAGCAGGTTGGCACCTTCCTCGTTGGTGTCGGCGAGGACGAGGTTGTCCGCACCGGTCTGGAGGGTGTTGATCATCGCCTTGGTGAAGTCCTGGCGGTTCTGCACGGTCGACAGGTTCGAACCGAACGACGAACCCTGGGAACGCAGCGTCGACAGCGACGTGGTGAGCGTCGAGAGCACCGAGTTGATCGCGGTGTTCGAGTCGAAGTTCGCGTTCTGGGCAGCGCTGATGTTCAGGTTCGTCGAGTTGATCGTCAGAACGTTGCCGTTGGCGTCCTTGGCCTGGATGTTGATGGTCGAGGACCCGGTTTCGTTCAGCGTCAGCTTGAGGTTATCGCCGGACAGCAGGTTGATGCCGTTGTAGGAGGCATCGGTCGCGTACTTGTCGAGCTGGTCGCGCAGGTTGTTGAACTGCTGCACGAGGCCCTTACGCACGGTGTTGCCGGAGATGGTCTGCGTGTTCGCACCGCCCGTACCACCGTTGACCTGGGTCGAGGTGGCGCCGACGACCGAGAGATCGGTCAGCGACAGGTTGGTGATGCGCAGGCTGCCGTTGTCGTTCGAGGCCTTCACCTTGCCGGTCAGGCCGGCGTCGGCGTTGATCGCCGCCACGAGCTGGTCGACGGTCTTGACCGCCGCGGTGCCCGCCGCCGTACCGGTGTTGGTGAGGGTGGCGCCGAACAGCGCGGTGGCGTCGGTGCCGCCGATGGTCAGCGTGGTGCCGCCAGCCGCGATTTCACGGATGCCGAGCGAGCCGCTGTTGTCGAAGGCTTCGAACGCGCTACCGGCCGTCGTCAGCTGGCCGTTGATGCTGGTGATCGCAGCAGCAAGACCGGTGCCGGCGGCAACGGTAACCGAGGTGCCGTTGACGGTGAAGTCATACGGATCGGCCGGGGTGCCGTAGCTGGTCGTCGTGGTCGAACCCAGGCCCAGGCCCGAGGTGTTGTTGGCCACGGCGCCGTTGCTGGTCTGAGTGGTCGTGCCGAGGCCGATACCGGTCGCAGTCGCGCCACCACCGTTGTCAACCGCAGCCTGGTTGCTGATGATCACACTGTTCGTGCCGTTAGCCCGACCGGTGATGGTGATACCGGTGGTGCCGCTGACCGTGAAGGCGCCGGCGCCGTAGGCGGTGTCCAACTGCGACTGGATGGCAGCGCGAGCCGTCGCGGCGCTGGCACCCTGAGCCGTCGTGAGGGTGATCGCCGTGGTGCTCGTGCCGTCATTGAAGTCGAACGAGTAGGTGTCGGTGCCGGTCAGAGCGGTAAACGCACCACCCGCGAAGGTCGCCTGCGTCGCCGCAGCACCCGTACCAGCCTGGTTGCTGATGACGACGTCGTTGGTGCCGTCGGCCTTGCCGGTGATCGAGAAGCCGTCACCCGCGGTGTTGGCACCGACAGTGAACGAGCCGGCGCCGAAGCGGGCGTCGAGCTGAGCCTGGATCGAGGTCTTGGCGTGGGCCAGCGTGTCACCCGACTGGGTGCCCGTGGTAGCCGAGGTCAGGGTGATGTCCTGCCCGTTGACCTTGAACGTGTAGGTCGAAGCGCCGACCAGACCGTAGTAGGTGCCGCTTTCCGTCGACGCCGGGTCGGCGACGCTCGGCGCGAGGTAAGCCGACGAGGTCGACAAGGTCGACTGGGTGCCGGCGGTAGCGATGCTGTTCACGGCGATGTTCACGGTGCCGGTGACGGCGCCGCCCGAGAACGACAGATTCTTCACCGAGCCGGTGCCGATCGTGGTGGAGTCGATCGAGTACGAGGCGGACTGCCAGGACGAGTCCTGGAGAGCCTGGTTCAGGGTCGACTGCATCGACTGCACGGTGTTGGTGATCGAGGTCAGACCGTTGTTCGCGGCCTGGATGGTCTGAATGCCGTTCGACATCGAGTCGAGCAACGAGTTCAGATCGCCGGCGCGGCTCTGCAGCGACTGCGACGTGAAGAAGTTGATCGGGTTGTCGAGGGCGGAGTTGACCTTCTTGCCGGTGGCAAGGCGGTTCTGGGTGGTCTGCATCAACTGCGCGGTGTTCTGCAGCGAGAGCAGGTTCGCCCGCACGCCGGCGGACAAAGTGATACCGTTAGCCATATTAAATCAACCTTTCTGGTTTGCCATTCTGGCGGTCGAGCGCAAGCCGCCTTTCGGGCGGCATGAGCGTCAAAATCGACCCTCGCACGAAGTGCGTAACGGATCGTAAAAGTCGCTGGTTAACCGGCTATGGCGCCAGAAAATCAATGCAAAGTCGGATGCCGTGTTTGTTCACGGCCCGATAACCTGTCTTAAAAAAATGCGTAGCTACCGGCCGCGAATGTGCGGCCAAATCAGAGCGATCGCGGGTTGTTTGAAAACTACAGCGACCGGCTGACGGACAGCGGCTGGGCGGCGCTCGGCGGCGGCTGATTGGCTCGGCCATTGGCCCCGTAAGTCGAGGGCGCCTGTTTGCGGGCCAACTCTCCCGAAACACCGCGAATGATGCCTTCCGACACCGCATGCGCGGTCGCCAGCACCGTCAGGTTTGTCTGCAGGAGATGACGAAACGACTCGTGGCGCGCCTGCAGGTGCTCGAACGCACCCGGTAACGAAGCTGAAACCATTTTGGCCGACGCCCGCATCCTCTCACTTTCCGCCGCGAAGATCCGAGCCAGTTCGAGCTTTTCGTCATCGAGTTCGATCGCGGCGCGCAGCTGTCCGGCGCGGACTCGCGCGGTTTCTTCGCTGACCAGCGTTTCCAGCCGGTCCATGATTGCGTTGAGACGGGCGATGGCGTGCTCGGACTCCTCGGCCGATTTGAACGGCGACGGCTTCGGGGCGGGAGTGACGGTGCGAAACGGATGCGTCACGAGCGGATCTCCTGTTGGGCGAGCAGGGTGCTGTAGACCTGTTTGGCGATGCCGACACCGCCGGCCTTGGCGAAGCTCTTGGCGTATTCGTCGGTCAGGAACGAGCGCCACACGCCGCCGGCGCCGGACCCACCGAACGGGCCTTCGCCGTCGATGCCGGTGAACATGTCCTGGAACATGCTGTTGAGAAACACGGCCTCGAAGTCTTCCGACGACTTCTTCGCGCGAGCCTTTATCTGCTCGGGCGTGAACCCATAGGCCGACTTGGCTTTGGCGACGGTTGCCTGGCTCTTGATTAGGTCAGTGGCCGACTGGCCGGGGAGGGGAAGCGAGATGCCGCCGAGAGCGCTCATCACATCACCTCGATGTCGGCCTGGATGGCGCCGGACGACTTGATCGCCTGCAGGATGGCGATCATGTCGCGCGGGCCGATGCCGAGGGCATTGAGGCCGTCCACCAGTTGCTGCAGCGAAATGCCGTCATGCACGACGGCGAGCTGCTTGCCGGTTTCCTGCACGCCGATCCGGGTGCGCGGTACGACCACGGTCTGCGCGCCGCGCGGCGCGAAGGGATTAGGCTGGCTGACCTGCGGCGTCTCGGTGATAGTGACGGTGAGGTTGCCTTGGGCGACCGCGACCATAGAGACGCGCACGTCGCGGCCCATGACGATAATGCCGGAGCGCTCGTCGATGACGATCTTGGCCGCCGTGTCGGGATCAATCTGCAACTGCTCGATCTCGGTGAGCAGCGAGATGACATTGCCCTTGTACTGGTTCGGCACGGTGATGCCGACCGTGCCGGGATCGAGCGACTCGGCGGTCGGTACGCCGATATAATCGTTGATTGCCGAGGCGATGCGCTTGGCAGTCGTGAAGTCGGGATTGCG
The Pseudolabrys sp. FHR47 genome window above contains:
- a CDS encoding flagellin, with translation MANGITLSAGVRANLLSLQNTAQLMQTTQNRLATGKKVNSALDNPINFFTSQSLQSRAGDLNSLLDSMSNGIQTIQAANNGLTSITNTVQSMQSTLNQALQDSSWQSASYSIDSTTIGTGSVKNLSFSGGAVTGTVNIAVNSIATAGTQSTLSTSSAYLAPSVADPASTESGTYYGLVGASTYTFKVNGQDITLTSATTGTQSGDTLAHAKTSIQAQLDARFGAGSFTVGANTAGDGFSITGKADGTNDVVISNQAGTGAAATQATFAGGAFTALTGTDTYSFDFNDGTSTTAITLTTAQGASAATARAAIQSQLDTAYGAGAFTVSGTTGITITGRANGTNSVIISNQAAVDNGGGATATGIGLGTTTQTSNGAVANNTSGLGLGSTTTTSYGTPADPYDFTVNGTSVTVAAGTGLAAAITSINGQLTTAGSAFEAFDNSGSLGIREIAAGGTTLTIGGTDATALFGATLTNTGTAAGTAAVKTVDQLVAAINADAGLTGKVKASNDNGSLRITNLSLTDLSVVGATSTQVNGGTGGANTQTISGNTVRKGLVQQFNNLRDQLDKYATDASYNGINLLSGDNLKLTLNETGSSTINIQAKDANGNVLTINSTNLNISAAQNANFDSNTAINSVLSTLTTSLSTLRSQGSSFGSNLSTVQNRQDFTKAMINTLQTGADNLVLADTNEEGANLLALQTRQSLSTTALSLSAQADQAVLSLFG
- the flgJ gene encoding flagellar assembly peptidoglycan hydrolase FlgJ; this translates as MSALGGISLPLPGQSATDLIKSQATVAKAKSAYGFTPEQIKARAKKSSEDFEAVFLNSMFQDMFTGIDGEGPFGGSGAGGVWRSFLTDEYAKSFAKAGGVGIAKQVYSTLLAQQEIRS